From Streptomyces sp. Edi4, one genomic window encodes:
- a CDS encoding phosphatase PAP2 family protein, translating to MHKPSYADAERRLLAALRDCARDPQVAAGARALSFAGEHGALWLAAGLAGAVADRHRRAAWLRATALVAGAHLASMGVKRVVRRPRPLLAGAEPLVPTAGRHSFPSSHASSAAAACVAYGALRPVGARLVPPLAAAVCVSRLVAGVHYPSDIAAGALLGGVTARAGAAWMRGPLEGSRR from the coding sequence ATGCACAAGCCGTCGTACGCCGACGCCGAGCGGCGGCTCCTGGCCGCGCTGCGCGACTGCGCCAGGGACCCACAGGTGGCCGCCGGCGCCCGCGCGCTGTCCTTCGCCGGGGAGCACGGCGCGCTCTGGCTGGCGGCCGGGCTCGCCGGGGCCGTGGCCGACCGGCACCGGCGAGCGGCCTGGCTGCGTGCGACCGCCCTGGTCGCGGGGGCCCACCTCGCCAGCATGGGCGTCAAACGGGTGGTGCGCAGACCCCGGCCGCTCCTGGCGGGGGCCGAGCCCCTGGTGCCCACCGCTGGGCGGCACTCCTTTCCCAGCTCGCACGCCAGCTCGGCGGCGGCCGCATGCGTCGCCTACGGGGCCCTGCGCCCGGTGGGCGCGCGTCTCGTGCCGCCGCTCGCCGCCGCGGTGTGCGTGTCCCGTCTGGTCGCCGGGGTCCACTATCCGAGCGACATCGCCGCGGGCGCCCTGCTCGGCGGTGTCACCGCGCGGGCCGGCGCGGCCTGGATGCGCGGGCCGCTCGAAGGGAGCCGCCGATGA
- a CDS encoding alpha-N-acetylglucosaminidase codes for MRLSRRTLLSSLAGSALAVGAAAGTGPAAQALAASADATPADAAPGPAARALVRLLPRHADQVTFRALAPAAGRDRFRVSGGAGRILVEGSTPAVQLTGFHWYARHVAHAHISWAGEQTSLPATLPPVPAPLARTADVTHRFAFNDTNDGYTGPFHDWAYWERELDVLALHGYNDVLVYLGADTVYHRTFLEHGYDDTELRAWIPGPAHQPWWLLQNMSGFGGPVSAQLLDERAELARRVVARLRELGMNPVLPGYFGTVPPGFADREPGARVVPQGVWGGFARPDWLDPRTDAFDRVAETFYRVQDELLGAAPMYKMDLLHEGGTPGDVPVGEAARAVEAALRAAHPEALWTILGWQNNPQRAIIEAVDRSKLFIVDGLSDHYPSVTDREKTWLDTPYAFGSIWNFGGHTVMGANTPDWASLYESWRTKPDSALDGIALMPEGADNNPAAFALFSDLPWTEGPLDLGDWFRQWPRYRYGGDDAHAAQAWDVLRRTVYGTTRADSWSEGADGLFGARPDLNALTASYWSPTQLRYDAAEFARALPALLAVSPALRTSSAYRYDLMDVARQVLSNRSRLLLPALRAAYEAKDEKEFARLTGEWLRDLGLLERVVATDRGHLVGRWIADARSWGDTAQDKDRLEYDALSLLTVWGPRRSAEEGHLRDYANREWSGLVGGLYTLRWRTYFTTLSAALSTGGAPVPVDWYTLEDQWLRTHPPFAAEPRGDIVKVAAEVSRALGL; via the coding sequence ATGCGCCTTTCCCGCCGTACGCTCCTGAGTTCGCTCGCCGGATCGGCCCTCGCCGTCGGGGCGGCCGCCGGGACCGGGCCCGCAGCCCAGGCCCTGGCCGCGTCAGCCGATGCCACGCCCGCCGATGCCGCGCCCGGGCCCGCCGCGCGGGCGCTGGTCCGGCTGCTGCCCCGCCACGCGGACCAGGTCACCTTCCGCGCCCTGGCTCCCGCCGCCGGCCGCGACCGCTTCCGCGTCTCGGGCGGGGCCGGGCGCATCCTGGTGGAGGGCAGCACCCCGGCCGTCCAGCTCACCGGATTCCACTGGTACGCGCGCCATGTCGCCCACGCCCACATCTCCTGGGCGGGCGAACAGACCTCGCTGCCCGCCACCCTGCCGCCGGTGCCCGCGCCGCTGGCCAGAACGGCCGACGTCACCCACCGCTTCGCCTTCAACGACACCAACGACGGCTACACGGGCCCCTTCCACGACTGGGCGTACTGGGAGCGCGAGCTCGACGTCCTGGCCCTGCACGGCTACAACGACGTGCTGGTCTATCTCGGCGCGGACACCGTCTACCACCGCACCTTCCTCGAGCACGGCTACGACGACACCGAGCTGCGCGCCTGGATCCCCGGACCCGCGCACCAGCCCTGGTGGCTGCTCCAGAACATGTCCGGCTTCGGCGGTCCGGTCTCGGCCCAACTACTGGACGAGCGAGCCGAGTTGGCGCGGCGCGTGGTGGCCCGGCTGCGTGAGCTCGGCATGAACCCGGTGCTGCCCGGCTACTTCGGGACCGTCCCGCCCGGCTTCGCCGACCGCGAACCCGGCGCGCGCGTGGTGCCCCAGGGCGTTTGGGGCGGCTTCGCCCGGCCCGACTGGCTCGACCCGCGCACCGACGCCTTCGACCGCGTCGCCGAGACCTTCTACCGCGTACAGGACGAGCTGCTGGGCGCCGCCCCGATGTACAAGATGGACCTGCTGCACGAGGGCGGCACCCCCGGCGACGTCCCCGTCGGGGAGGCCGCCCGGGCCGTCGAGGCGGCGCTGCGCGCGGCGCACCCCGAGGCGCTGTGGACCATCCTGGGCTGGCAGAACAACCCGCAGCGCGCCATCATCGAGGCCGTCGACCGGTCGAAACTGTTCATCGTCGACGGGCTCTCCGACCACTACCCCTCCGTCACCGACCGCGAGAAGACGTGGCTGGACACGCCGTACGCCTTCGGCTCCATCTGGAACTTCGGCGGGCACACGGTGATGGGCGCCAACACCCCCGACTGGGCGTCCCTGTACGAGAGTTGGCGTACCAAGCCGGACAGCGCGCTGGACGGCATCGCGCTCATGCCGGAGGGCGCCGACAACAACCCCGCCGCGTTCGCCCTCTTCTCCGACCTGCCCTGGACCGAGGGTCCCCTGGACCTCGGCGACTGGTTCCGTCAGTGGCCGCGCTACCGGTACGGTGGCGACGACGCGCACGCGGCGCAGGCGTGGGACGTGCTGCGCCGCACCGTCTACGGCACCACCCGCGCCGACTCCTGGAGCGAGGGCGCGGACGGCCTGTTCGGCGCCCGCCCCGATCTGAACGCCCTGACCGCCTCCTACTGGTCGCCGACCCAACTGCGCTACGACGCCGCCGAGTTCGCGCGGGCGCTGCCCGCCCTCCTGGCCGTCTCCCCGGCCTTGCGGACCTCGTCCGCCTACCGCTACGACCTGATGGACGTGGCCCGCCAGGTCCTCTCCAACCGCTCCCGGCTGTTGCTGCCCGCCCTCCGCGCCGCCTACGAGGCCAAGGACGAGAAGGAGTTCGCGCGTCTGACGGGGGAGTGGCTGCGCGACCTCGGTCTGCTGGAGCGCGTCGTGGCGACCGACCGGGGCCACCTCGTGGGCCGCTGGATCGCGGACGCGCGGTCGTGGGGCGACACCGCGCAGGACAAGGACCGCCTGGAGTACGACGCGTTGTCGCTGCTCACGGTGTGGGGTCCTCGCCGGTCCGCCGAGGAGGGCCATCTGCGGGACTACGCCAACCGGGAGTGGTCGGGTCTGGTCGGCGGCCTCTACACACTGCGCTGGCGCACCTACTTCACCACCCTGTCCGCCGCCCTGAGCACCGGCGGCGCCCCGGTCCCGGTGGACTGGTACACCCTGGAGGACCAGTGGCTGCGCACCCACCCCCCGTTCGCGGCCGAGCCCCGGGGCGACATCGTGAAGGTGGCGGCCGAGGTGAGCCGGGCACTCGGCCTGTGA
- a CDS encoding ABC transporter substrate-binding protein, whose amino-acid sequence MRSIRMRWVAMGAAVVVAGVGGWQLLPSGQEKKDPIVVGTTDVITSLDPAGAYDAGSWAIYNNVYQSLLTFREGSSTPVPDAAQSCAFIGQKLQTYQCVLRDDLTFSSGHKITAQDVKFSFDRIVKIGSDLGPGPLFSVLGSVQAEGNTVTFNLKTKDATFPSKLATGAGSIVDSSQYPADALRKGDSVTGSGPYLLKGYTKDSSGHPVSARLEPNPQYRGAVTRKGLPITVRYFAEADQLNDAWQAKQVDVTHREMPPAVLAKLSPGPDLRITTSPGYDIREINFNLKSSSPVAKTKVRQAAAALIDRGALAKSVYSGTVEPLYSMIPQGFTGHSTAFFDAYPQPDPARARTLLKGEQLPVRFDLAYRKLGADGAEAEEIKRQLEKDGLFKVDLIAEADWPKMQQNYAEGKYDAYTAGWLADFPDPDNFSQPLVGTGNSLHNNYSDKTADELIRQTQEYTDRGRTADDFKALQEKVAEDVPLIPLWQGKNYVLGSKDVSGSQYLSDGTGVWRLWELGWI is encoded by the coding sequence ATGCGGTCGATCCGTATGCGATGGGTGGCAATGGGCGCGGCCGTGGTGGTCGCGGGCGTGGGCGGGTGGCAGCTGCTGCCCTCCGGCCAGGAGAAGAAGGACCCCATCGTCGTCGGCACCACCGACGTGATCACCTCCCTCGACCCGGCGGGCGCCTACGACGCCGGTTCCTGGGCGATCTACAACAACGTCTACCAGTCGCTGCTCACCTTCCGGGAGGGCAGCTCGACGCCGGTCCCGGATGCCGCCCAGAGCTGCGCCTTCATCGGGCAGAAGCTCCAGACGTACCAGTGCGTGCTCCGTGACGACCTCACCTTCTCCAGCGGGCACAAGATCACCGCCCAGGACGTGAAGTTCTCCTTCGACCGGATCGTCAAGATCGGCTCGGACCTCGGGCCCGGACCGCTGTTCTCCGTGCTCGGCTCGGTCCAGGCCGAGGGGAACACGGTGACCTTCAACCTGAAGACGAAGGACGCCACCTTCCCCTCCAAGCTCGCCACGGGCGCCGGCTCCATCGTCGACAGCAGCCAGTACCCGGCGGACGCGCTGCGCAAGGGCGACTCGGTGACCGGTTCGGGTCCCTATCTGCTCAAGGGGTACACGAAGGACTCCTCGGGGCATCCGGTCAGCGCGCGCCTTGAGCCCAACCCCCAGTACAGGGGCGCGGTGACCAGGAAGGGCCTGCCCATCACGGTCCGCTACTTCGCCGAGGCCGACCAGCTCAACGACGCCTGGCAGGCCAAGCAGGTCGACGTCACCCACCGCGAGATGCCCCCCGCGGTCCTCGCCAAGCTCTCGCCGGGGCCCGATCTGCGAATCACCACCTCGCCCGGGTACGACATCCGGGAGATCAACTTCAATCTGAAGTCGTCGAGCCCGGTCGCCAAGACCAAGGTGCGTCAGGCCGCCGCCGCCCTCATCGACCGGGGGGCGCTGGCCAAGTCCGTCTACAGCGGCACCGTCGAACCGCTCTACTCGATGATCCCGCAGGGCTTCACCGGCCACAGCACCGCGTTCTTCGACGCCTACCCCCAGCCCGACCCGGCCAGGGCCAGGACCCTGCTCAAGGGCGAGCAACTGCCGGTCCGCTTCGACCTCGCCTACCGCAAACTCGGCGCGGACGGCGCGGAGGCCGAGGAGATCAAGCGGCAACTGGAGAAGGACGGCCTGTTCAAGGTCGATCTGATCGCCGAGGCCGACTGGCCGAAGATGCAGCAGAATTACGCCGAGGGCAAGTACGACGCGTACACGGCGGGCTGGCTCGCCGACTTCCCCGACCCCGACAACTTCAGCCAGCCGCTCGTCGGCACCGGCAACAGCCTCCACAACAACTACTCCGACAAGACGGCCGACGAACTCATCCGCCAGACCCAGGAGTACACCGACCGCGGCCGGACCGCCGACGATTTCAAGGCACTTCAGGAGAAGGTCGCCGAGGACGTGCCGCTGATCCCACTGTGGCAGGGCAAGAACTACGTCCTCGGCAGCAAGGACGTCAGCGGTTCGCAGTACCTGTCGGACGGCACAGGCGTGTGGCGGCTGTGGGAGCTGGGCTGGATCTGA
- a CDS encoding D-alanyl-D-alanine carboxypeptidase yields the protein MPKRAAGLVLSAALCAAVLPSVPAAALPGDDKPAPSAGPGRREDAPPAGMSKVGGDLLGEPGTQVRLGAGAPVLPKDVTGRSWIVADAESGQVLAAHNAHWRLPPASTLKMLFADTVLPKFPRDQEHLVVPKDLDGLGAGSSLVGVKANLSYSVRDLWLGVFLRSGNDAVHVLSSMNGGVAKTVQDMQAEADKLQALDTQVVSPDGYDMPGQVSSAYDLTLFARAGLQNKDFREYCATATAKFPGPENKDKKREMVDIQNTNRLLTGDFGLNPYKGIAGVKNGNTTNAGATFTGVAERDGKVLLVTVMNPGARESQAVYKEAARLLDWGFAAHGRVTPVGELIAPKNATAKTVKDTASAGAQGGARSRPGQAAAAKDGSGGAGIALGIAGGALVVVAGALFLINRRWPLRRR from the coding sequence GTGCCGAAGCGGGCCGCCGGGCTCGTCCTGTCCGCCGCCCTGTGCGCGGCCGTGCTGCCATCGGTTCCCGCCGCCGCACTGCCCGGGGACGACAAGCCGGCCCCATCGGCGGGCCCCGGCCGGCGCGAGGACGCGCCCCCGGCCGGCATGTCGAAGGTCGGCGGGGACCTCCTCGGCGAGCCGGGGACCCAGGTGCGGCTCGGCGCGGGCGCGCCGGTGCTGCCCAAGGACGTGACCGGGCGGTCCTGGATCGTCGCGGACGCCGAGAGCGGCCAGGTGCTCGCCGCGCACAACGCGCACTGGCGCCTGCCGCCCGCCTCCACCCTGAAGATGCTCTTCGCCGACACCGTGCTGCCCAAGTTCCCCAGGGACCAGGAGCACCTGGTCGTGCCGAAGGACCTCGACGGGCTCGGCGCGGGCAGCAGCCTGGTCGGCGTCAAGGCGAACCTGTCGTACTCGGTGCGTGACCTGTGGCTCGGCGTGTTCCTGCGCTCGGGCAACGACGCCGTGCACGTGCTGTCCTCGATGAACGGCGGCGTGGCCAAGACCGTCCAGGACATGCAGGCCGAGGCCGACAAGCTCCAGGCCCTGGACACCCAAGTCGTCTCGCCGGACGGTTACGACATGCCGGGCCAGGTCTCCAGCGCCTACGACCTGACACTGTTCGCCCGGGCGGGGTTGCAGAACAAGGACTTCCGCGAGTACTGCGCGACCGCGACCGCGAAGTTCCCCGGCCCCGAGAACAAGGACAAGAAGCGCGAGATGGTGGACATCCAGAACACCAACCGGCTGCTCACCGGCGACTTCGGGCTCAATCCGTACAAGGGCATCGCGGGCGTCAAGAACGGCAACACCACCAACGCGGGCGCCACGTTCACCGGCGTGGCCGAGCGGGACGGCAAGGTGCTGCTCGTCACCGTCATGAACCCCGGGGCCCGGGAGAGCCAGGCCGTCTACAAGGAGGCGGCGCGCCTGCTGGACTGGGGATTCGCGGCACACGGCAGGGTCACTCCGGTCGGTGAGCTGATCGCGCCGAAGAACGCGACGGCCAAGACCGTCAAGGACACCGCGAGCGCCGGCGCGCAGGGCGGCGCCAGGAGCAGGCCCGGGCAGGCGGCCGCCGCCAAGGACGGGAGCGGCGGCGCGGGCATCGCGCTCGGGATCGCGGGCGGCGCGCTCGTCGTCGTCGCGGGCGCGCTCTTCCTGATCAACCGTCGCTGGCCGCTCCGGCGGCGCTGA
- a CDS encoding GtrA family protein: protein MSVTRSEVIGFALAGICAYAVDLGLFVWLRSGLGWDPVTAKSLSFVGGCTLAYLGNAFGTYRGRRAGRRAYAVFLAVNLAGALVQLLCIAVTHYGLGLTSARADTLSGAVLGMALATCLRFWGTRTLVFGAAPDAGRGARTPDDTPRPRGHGGAGEGSRTSWTG, encoded by the coding sequence GTGAGCGTCACCAGGTCCGAGGTGATCGGGTTCGCGCTGGCCGGGATCTGCGCGTACGCCGTGGACCTCGGGCTCTTCGTGTGGCTGCGCTCCGGGCTCGGCTGGGACCCGGTCACCGCCAAGTCCCTCTCGTTCGTGGGCGGTTGCACCCTGGCCTACCTCGGCAACGCGTTCGGCACCTACCGGGGCCGCCGCGCAGGGCGGCGCGCCTACGCCGTGTTCCTCGCCGTGAACCTCGCGGGCGCCCTCGTCCAGCTCCTGTGCATCGCCGTGACGCACTACGGCCTCGGCCTGACCTCCGCGCGCGCCGACACCCTCTCGGGAGCCGTCCTCGGCATGGCGCTCGCCACCTGCCTGCGCTTCTGGGGAACGAGAACCCTGGTCTTCGGCGCGGCCCCCGACGCCGGGCGCGGCGCCAGGACGCCCGACGACACGCCCCGGCCTCGGGGACACGGCGGGGCCGGAGAGGGTAGTCGTACGTCATGGACTGGCTGA
- a CDS encoding Lrp/AsnC family transcriptional regulator → MDEIDRRLIALLQHDATTAYAALGKEVGLSAGAAHERVRKLRERGVIRRTTIEVDPGALGQGVLAFVMVDSTAWMGESAAAFAAIPEIQEAHVIAGSASVLVKVRTVTTEQLQDVLRRLYAIDGVSGTHATVSLETFFERPLSPERAVGT, encoded by the coding sequence GTGGATGAGATCGACCGAAGGCTGATCGCCCTGCTGCAACACGACGCGACGACGGCGTACGCGGCGCTCGGCAAGGAGGTGGGCCTGTCGGCCGGCGCCGCCCACGAGCGGGTGCGCAAGCTGCGCGAGCGCGGCGTCATCAGGCGTACGACGATCGAGGTGGACCCCGGGGCCCTCGGCCAGGGCGTGCTGGCGTTCGTGATGGTCGACTCGACGGCGTGGATGGGCGAATCGGCGGCCGCCTTCGCGGCGATACCCGAGATCCAAGAGGCCCATGTCATCGCGGGCAGCGCCTCGGTCCTGGTGAAGGTCCGCACGGTGACGACCGAACAGCTCCAGGACGTGCTGCGCCGCCTCTACGCGATCGACGGCGTGAGCGGCACCCACGCGACGGTGTCCCTGGAGACGTTCTTCGAGCGGCCCCTCTCACCGGAGCGCGCCGTTGGGACGTGA
- a CDS encoding YihY/virulence factor BrkB family protein — translation MDWLKKLPVVGPWITRLTRTHVWRSYERLDRVSWARLAAAITFISFLALFPLLTVGAAVAAALLSTGQVDKLQNTIAEQVPGISDQLDLKALIDNAGTVGVVAGALLLFTGIGWVSQMRGCLRVVWEVPENEEGENPVLRKLKDGGVLLGLGGAGLASWAASSIGSTAIGWAAGRLGIDEGGMGGVFLRVAAIAVAVLADFLLLLYVLTLLPGVSPPRRRLMVAALLGAVGFELLKMLLGGYMKGVAAKSMYGAFGVPIALLLWINFTAKLLLFCAAWTATPSKKDDPALSADPGVSAAGAASDG, via the coding sequence ATGGACTGGCTGAAGAAACTCCCCGTCGTCGGGCCCTGGATCACCCGTCTCACGCGGACGCACGTCTGGCGCTCCTACGAACGGCTCGACCGGGTCTCCTGGGCGAGGCTGGCCGCCGCCATCACGTTCATCAGTTTCCTCGCCCTGTTCCCGCTGCTCACCGTCGGCGCCGCCGTCGCGGCCGCGCTGCTGTCCACCGGCCAGGTGGACAAGCTCCAGAACACCATCGCCGAACAGGTCCCGGGCATCTCCGACCAGCTCGACCTGAAGGCGCTCATCGACAACGCGGGCACCGTCGGCGTCGTCGCGGGGGCCCTGCTGCTGTTCACCGGCATCGGCTGGGTCTCCCAGATGCGCGGCTGTCTGCGCGTGGTGTGGGAGGTCCCGGAGAACGAGGAGGGCGAGAACCCCGTCCTGCGCAAGCTCAAGGACGGCGGTGTGCTCCTCGGCCTCGGCGGCGCGGGGCTCGCCTCCTGGGCCGCCTCCTCCATCGGCTCCACCGCCATCGGCTGGGCCGCCGGCCGGCTCGGCATCGACGAGGGCGGCATGGGCGGGGTGTTCCTGCGCGTCGCCGCGATCGCCGTCGCCGTCCTCGCCGACTTCCTGCTCCTGCTGTACGTCCTGACCCTGCTGCCCGGCGTGAGCCCGCCGCGCCGGCGCCTGATGGTGGCCGCGCTGCTCGGCGCGGTCGGCTTCGAACTCCTGAAGATGCTGCTCGGCGGCTATATGAAGGGCGTCGCCGCCAAGAGCATGTACGGGGCGTTCGGGGTGCCCATCGCGCTGCTCCTGTGGATCAACTTCACGGCGAAGCTGCTCCTGTTCTGCGCGGCGTGGACGGCCACCCCGTCCAAGAAGGACGACCCGGCGCTCTCGGCGGACCCCGGTGTCAGCGCCGCCGGAGCGGCCAGCGACGGTTGA
- a CDS encoding TetR family transcriptional regulator encodes MPAQNAPDESARDEDGPRPAKGEQTRTLILETAMRLFQERGYDKTTMRAIAQEAGVSVGNAYYYFAGKEHLIQGFYDRIAAQHQAAVRQVLDTQTGLEARLAGVLRAWLDIASPYHEFAAQFFKNAADPDSPLSPFSTESEHARQAAISVHREVLAGTKTKVPAELADILPELMWLSHMGLVLYWVFDRSPGRERSYRLAARGAGLTTRGVALARFRVLRPLVREVHELFTDFLPGMSQAAAARKTRETRTTREGGTSQQPQDTSAAP; translated from the coding sequence GTGCCAGCACAGAACGCGCCCGACGAGAGCGCCCGCGACGAGGACGGGCCGCGCCCCGCCAAGGGCGAGCAGACCCGCACCCTGATCCTGGAGACCGCGATGCGGCTCTTCCAGGAGCGGGGGTACGACAAGACCACGATGCGGGCCATCGCCCAGGAGGCGGGGGTCTCGGTCGGCAACGCGTACTACTACTTCGCCGGCAAGGAACACCTGATCCAGGGTTTCTACGACCGGATCGCCGCCCAGCACCAGGCCGCCGTGCGCCAGGTCCTCGACACCCAGACCGGCCTGGAGGCGCGGCTGGCCGGGGTGCTGCGGGCCTGGCTCGACATCGCGTCGCCGTACCACGAATTCGCGGCGCAGTTCTTCAAGAACGCGGCGGACCCGGACAGTCCGCTCAGCCCGTTCTCCACCGAGTCCGAGCACGCGCGCCAGGCCGCGATCTCCGTGCACCGCGAGGTGCTGGCCGGCACGAAGACCAAGGTGCCGGCCGAACTCGCCGACATCCTGCCCGAGTTGATGTGGCTCTCCCACATGGGACTCGTCCTGTACTGGGTCTTCGACCGCTCGCCCGGGCGCGAGCGCAGCTACCGCCTCGCGGCACGCGGCGCGGGGCTCACCACCCGGGGCGTCGCGCTGGCCCGGTTCCGAGTGCTGCGCCCCCTCGTGCGCGAGGTGCACGAGCTGTTCACCGATTTCCTGCCCGGCATGTCCCAGGCGGCGGCCGCCCGCAAGACGCGCGAAACCCGCACGACCCGCGAGGGGGGCACCTCCCAGCAGCCCCAGGACACCTCGGCCGCTCCGTAG
- a CDS encoding SMP-30/gluconolactonase/LRE family protein produces the protein MSDQLRTPLYEILDERFRTGRCAAGDDRLETLYDGCRWAEGPLYLPAWRQFIWSDIPNDRMLRWDEESGAVSLFRSPAGHPNGNTLDREGRLITCEQGNRRVTRTEPDGRVTVIADRFGGKRFNSPNDAVVHSDGSVWFSDPDFGITSDYEGIRAEPELDGCHIYRADPASGEVRLVADGFKAPNGLVFSPDESQLYVSDTRGGVIRVFDVRADGTLGDGKVFAETADGVSRFDNIRFDDGGRLWAAAMAGGVHCYDPDGTLIGRLRVPEPVSNITFGGPKNNRLFITATTSLHSLVMSVTGLPRVRV, from the coding sequence GTGTCCGATCAGCTCCGCACTCCGTTGTACGAGATCCTTGACGAGCGGTTCCGCACCGGGCGGTGCGCCGCGGGGGACGACCGGCTCGAGACCCTGTACGACGGCTGCCGCTGGGCCGAAGGGCCGCTCTACCTGCCGGCCTGGCGGCAGTTCATCTGGAGCGACATTCCCAACGACCGGATGCTGCGCTGGGACGAGGAGAGCGGCGCGGTCTCGCTGTTCCGCTCCCCGGCCGGGCACCCCAACGGCAACACCCTCGACCGCGAGGGCCGGCTCATCACCTGTGAACAGGGCAACCGCCGGGTCACCCGCACCGAGCCCGACGGGCGCGTCACCGTGATCGCCGACCGCTTCGGGGGCAAGCGGTTCAACTCCCCCAACGACGCGGTCGTCCACTCCGACGGGTCCGTCTGGTTCTCCGACCCCGACTTCGGCATCACCAGCGACTACGAGGGCATCCGCGCCGAGCCCGAGCTCGACGGGTGCCACATCTACCGGGCCGACCCCGCGAGCGGCGAGGTACGGCTCGTCGCGGACGGGTTCAAGGCGCCCAACGGGCTGGTGTTCTCGCCCGACGAATCCCAGTTGTACGTGTCCGACACCCGGGGCGGCGTGATCCGCGTCTTCGACGTGCGGGCGGACGGCACGCTCGGCGACGGGAAGGTCTTCGCCGAGACCGCCGACGGCGTCAGCCGGTTCGACAACATCCGCTTCGACGACGGCGGGCGGCTCTGGGCGGCCGCCATGGCGGGCGGCGTGCACTGCTACGACCCCGACGGCACCCTCATCGGACGGCTGCGCGTCCCCGAGCCCGTCTCCAACATCACCTTCGGCGGCCCCAAGAACAACCGTCTGTTCATCACCGCCACCACCTCCCTCCACTCCCTGGTGATGAGCGTGACCGGGCTGCCGCGCGTGCGGGTCTGA
- a CDS encoding decaprenyl-phosphate phosphoribosyltransferase, with protein MTEPGVVILDESGAGAGAATAPRRLLALPGALVRTARPRQWIKNLLVVAAPAAAGRLRDPHVVVRLALVFCLFTAAAAAVYLINDARDAEADRAHPDKRHRPVAAGLVPVGAAYATGAVLAVLAPLCAALTCNAMTATLLSAYLVMQLAYCVKLKHVLVVDLVVVTSGFLMRAMTGGVALGIPLSRWFLITAGFGALFMVSAKRYSEALRMEGKGAATRALLDAYTTGYLRFVWQLAAGVAVLAYCMWALEAGGMVKGSLLPWRQLSMVPFIGAILRYAVFADRGSAGAPEDVVLHDRALAVIGLSWIALYALAVAGL; from the coding sequence ATGACCGAGCCCGGCGTGGTCATCCTCGACGAATCCGGAGCGGGCGCGGGCGCGGCGACGGCCCCTCGGCGCCTGCTCGCGCTACCGGGCGCCCTCGTGCGTACCGCGCGCCCCCGCCAGTGGATCAAGAATCTGCTCGTGGTGGCCGCCCCCGCCGCCGCCGGACGGCTGCGCGACCCGCACGTGGTGGTCCGACTCGCCCTGGTCTTCTGCCTGTTCACCGCTGCGGCCGCCGCCGTCTACCTCATCAACGACGCCCGCGACGCCGAGGCCGACCGCGCCCACCCCGACAAGCGCCACCGCCCGGTCGCGGCGGGCCTGGTACCGGTGGGCGCCGCCTACGCCACCGGCGCCGTCCTCGCCGTGCTCGCGCCGCTGTGCGCCGCGCTGACCTGCAACGCGATGACGGCCACGCTCCTGTCCGCGTACCTGGTCATGCAGCTCGCGTACTGCGTCAAGCTCAAACACGTCCTCGTCGTCGATCTGGTGGTGGTCACCAGCGGCTTCCTGATGCGGGCGATGACCGGCGGCGTCGCGCTCGGCATCCCGCTGTCGCGCTGGTTCCTGATCACCGCCGGGTTCGGCGCGCTGTTCATGGTCTCCGCCAAGCGCTACTCCGAAGCCCTCAGGATGGAGGGCAAGGGCGCGGCGACCCGCGCGCTGCTCGACGCCTACACCACCGGCTATCTGCGCTTCGTGTGGCAGCTCGCCGCCGGCGTCGCCGTCCTGGCCTACTGCATGTGGGCGCTGGAGGCCGGCGGGATGGTCAAGGGGTCGCTGCTGCCCTGGCGCCAGCTGTCGATGGTCCCCTTCATCGGGGCGATCCTGCGCTACGCGGTCTTCGCCGACCGGGGCAGCGCAGGCGCGCCCGAGGACGTCGTCCTGCACGACCGCGCGCTCGCGGTCATCGGCCTGTCCTGGATCGCCCTGTACGCGCTCGCGGTGGCGGGCCTGTGA